The following nucleotide sequence is from Candidatus Bipolaricaulis sibiricus.
AGCGTCGACTGCCGGCTGGTGATGATGGGGAACATGGCCACCGACGACCCGGAGGGCCCGGAGATCTTCGCCCGGGTCCTGAGCCAGGTCGAGGGGATGGACGATGTCCACCTGTTCACCCACACCGATGCCCTGTTCGTGAACGCGCTCCAGCGCGCGGCGGCGGTGGTCGTGCAGATGTCGCGCCGGGAGGGGTTCGGGCTCACCGTGTCCGAGGCCCTGTGGAAGGGAACGCCCGTGGTGGCCACGGACGTGGGGGGGATCCCGCTCCAGGTGGTCGACGGCCAAACGGGGTACCTCGTCCAGCCGGGGGACTACGAGCGAGCGGCGGAGCGGGCGGTGCAGATCGTCGAGGACCGGGAGCTGCGCGAGCGGTTGGGAGCGCAGGGACGGATGCACGTTCGCCAGAAGTTCCTCATGCCGCGGCTCCTCCTGGACTGGCTGCGAGTCTTGGGCGAGCTCGTCCGGTGAGGGAGAGATGGACCCGAGCGCAATCCGACCGGGCATCTTCTGGGTGGGGGTCAACGACCGCATCACGGACCTGTTCGAGGGGCAGTGGCCGCTCCCCCACGGGGTGAGCTACAACGCGTACCTCGTGGTCGGGGAGCGGGTAGCTCTCGTGGACGGGGTCAAGGCTCCGTTCGGGGAGGAATTGCTTCGGTGCGTCGCCGAGGTCGTACCGCCCGAGAGGATCGCTTACCTGATCGTGAACCATCTGGAGCCCGACCACTCGGGATCCCTTCCCCTCCTGCGGCGGGTCGCGCCTGGTGCCGAGGTCCTGGCCACGAAGGCCGCGCTGCCTCTTCTCGACGCGCTGTACGGGATCCGGGATCGGGTGCGGGCGGTGAGCGATGGGGAAACCCTCGACCTGGGTGGAAAGCGCCTCTCGTTCTACGCGATCCCGTTCGTCCACTGGCCGGAGACGATGGCCACCTACGAGGAGACGGAGCGGATCCTGTTCTCCTGCGACGCGTTCGGGGGGTTCGGGGCGCTCGACGGCGTCCTGTTCGATGACGAGGCCGATCTCGCCCACTACGAGGGGGAGGCGGTCCGCTACTACACAAACATCGTCGGCGCGGTGTCGAAGCCCGTGCTCCGGGCGATCGACAAGCTCGGGGGCCTCCCGATCGAGGTGATCGCCCCGTCCCACGGGCTCGTGTGGCGGCGGGACCCGCGGCGGATCGTCGACCTCTACGGCAGGTTGGCCCGGATGGAGGGGGAGCCGGCGGTGACCGTTCTCTACGGGTCGATGTACGACCACACGCGGGAGATGGCGGATGCGGTGGCCCGCGGCGTGACGGCGGCGGGCGTGCCGGTGCGGGTGGTGGACGCGGCCCGGGTCCACCCGAGCACCGTCCTCACCGAGGTGTGGCGCCGGAAGGGGCTGATCCTCGGGTCCCCGACGTACGATTCGGGGATCTTCCCCGCGGTCGAGCACGCGCTGCGGCTGGTCGTCTGCAAGAGGCTCGCGAACCGGGTCGTGGGCCTGTTCGGCTCGCTCGGGTGGCAGGGGGGAGCGGTGCGGAAGATGGCCGACGAGGTCGCTCCCTTGGGCTGGGACCTCGTGGACAAGGTGGAGTTCAAGGGCGCGCCGCGCGCCGACGACCTCGCCCGGGGGGACGAGCTCGGGCGGGCGGTGGCGGAACGGGTGAGGGGATAGCCGTGGCCAAGCGGTTGGCGGTGGTGGACGTCGAGCGGTGCGTGGACTGCCTTCTTTGCGCCCAGGCCTGCGCCCGGCGGTTCGGGGAGGGGGGTCTCGCCCGGTCGGCGATCGCCGTCCGCTCGGCGGGCGGGGTCGAGCGGGGGTTCGTCGTTGTCGTGTGCCGGGCGTGCGACGACCCACCGTGCCTCCACGCCTGCCCGGTGGGGGCGATCGAGAAGGGCCCGGTGGGGGTGAGGGTCGTCCTCGACCGGTGCATCGGGTGCAAGGCGTGTGTCGCGGCGTGCACGATCGGGGCCGTCCGATGGGACGAGGGGGGAGGGAAGCCCGTGATCTGCGTCCACTGCGGCCTGTGCGCGCGGTTCTGCCCGTACGGGGTCCTCGCCCTGGAGGAGGTGGAAGGTGGATAGGCTCCTCCCGCGGGTCCTCCGGGTGGACCTGACGCGAAAGCGGTCCTGGGTCGAGGAGCGACCGGATCTCTTCCGGGATCGGCTCGGCGGGACCGGGGCTGCGATCGAGCTCCTCCACGAGCTGTGCCCCGAGGGCGCGGACCCCCTGGGCCCGGAGAACCCGATCGTCTTCGCGGTGGGCGCGCTGTCGGCCCTCTACCCGCTCGCCTCGAAGACGGTCGCCCTGTTCAAGTCCCCCCACACCGGGAACCTCGGGGAGTCCCACTGCGGGGGACGGACCGCGTTCGCCCTCCGCCTGGCGGGCTACGGGGCGCTGGCCATCGAGGGCCGGAGCGATGTCCCGGTCTACCTCTCGATCCACGACGGCGGGGTTCGGTTCCGCGACGCGCGCACCCTGTGGGGGATGGGGTCCTCGGTCACGGTGGGCCGGATCCTGCGCGACGTGGAGCCGGGCTCGGGCCACCGCACGATCCTCCGCATCGGCCGGGCCGGGGAGCGGGGGGTGACCTACGCCGCGGCGATCGCCGAGACGTACCGCCACTTCGGCCGCCTCGGGCTGGGGGCGGTGCTGGGGAGCAAGAACCTGAAGGCGATCGTCGTCTCGGGGCAGGGGGCGATCCCCGTCGCCGAGATGGGCCGCTACCAGAAGCTGTACCGCGAGCTCCACGAGCGGGCGGTGCGCTCCGATCTCATGAAGAAGTACCACGAGCTGGGCACGGCCCAGAACGTGGGACCGCTGAACGAGATGGGGGCGCTCCCCGTGCGGAACCTCCAGGCGACGCGGTACCCCGAGGAGCCGGCGTTCTCCGGGGAGAGGCTCGCCCAAGGGTACCTCGGCCGGCGGCTCGCCTGCGCGGGGTGCCCGGTGGCGTGCATCCACCTCGCGGCGCTGCGCGAACCCCATCCCGAGGAACCCTACTTCTACAAGACGACGTTCGTGTCCTACGACCACGAGCCCCTGTACGCCCTGGGGGCGATGCTCGGGGTGGAGGAGGCCGCGGGCGTCCTGAAGCTGATCGACGCCGTGGGGCACGTGGGCCTCGACGCGATGACCGCCGGGGTGGTCCTCGCCTGGGCCACGGAGGCGTTCGACACGGGGCTGATCACGGAGCGCGAGACGGGGGGCGTCCGGCCGCGGTGGGGGGACGTCGCCGTCTACAGGGAGATGGTGCGCCGAATCGCGGACCGGGACTCGGAGTTCTACCGGGTCCTCGGGGAAGGGGTGCGGGCGGCGGCGGCGCGGTACGGGGGAGCGGAGTTCGCCCTCCACTTCGGGGGAAACGAGATGCCGGGGTACCACACCGGACCGGGTGCTCTCCTCACCTACCTCGCGGGGGCCCGCCACTCCCACCTCGACTCGGCCGGGTACGCCGTGGACCAGGACCTCCTCCGGCGGGGGGAGGAGCTCGCCCCGCCGGACCTCGCCCGGCGGCTCCTCGCCGAGGAGGCGCGGCGGCAGGTGTTGTCGTCCCTCGTGATCTGTTTCTTCGCCCGCGGGCTCTACGACTTCCCCACGATCGCGGCGTGCCTGGGAGCGCTCGGGGACGACTGGGACGAAGGGCGGCTCCGGAACCTGGGGGCGGAGGTCCTGCGGCGGAAGCACGCGTTCAAGGTCCGCGAGGGGTTCCGCCTCGCGACGCTCCCCATCCCCGAGCGGGCGATGACCACGCCCGCCCCGGGCGGGGCGGTGGACGAGGAGTACCTCCGCCAGGCGTTGGCGGAGATGGAGCGGTGGTTGGAGGGGAACGATGGGCTGGAAGGATAGGCTCAGACGGGAGTTCTTCGAGGCCGACCGGGAGTTCGTGGACACAATCCTTCCCGTGGGGTCAGTGGACCGGGCCGCGTTCGGCCTGCTTGCCGACGCCACGCGGTACGTGCTCGTGGAGGAGGCCGGCGAGGTCCACCTCCGGGCGGAGATCGCGGCCCAACGGGAGGTGTTGGCGTCGCTGGCGCGGGCCGGGGCAGCGGTGAAGGCCCCCGATGCCCAGGAGGCGGTGGCCCGGTTCGCCGCCCTGTGGGAAGCCAAGGCCCGCCACCGCGGGACGTGGGATGCGGCGGTGGCCCACGCCCGCCAGGGCGGAGAGGTCGAGCAGCGGCCCCGCGACGTGCCCGCCGCGCCCGGTGGATCGTTCTGGTCCAGGCTGTGGCGTCGCCGACCGCCGCGGGAGGGGGGGTGAGGTTGCCTTCGTTGCCGAGGGTTCCGTATGATCGTGAACGAAGGAGGGTGACATGAAAGGGAACGAGAAGATCATCGCTGCGCTCAACGAACGGCTGGCCGAGGAACTGGGGGCCACCGTCCAGTACATGCTCCACGCCGAAATGTGTGCCGACTGGGGCTACGGCAAGCTCCACGAGGTACTCGAGAAGCGCGGGATCACCGAGATGAGGCACTGGGAGAAGCTTGTGGAGAGGATCCTGTTCCTCGAGGGGAAACCCGTCGTGACGAAGCTCGGCCCGGTCAAGATCGGGGAGGACATCGTCAAGATCCATCGCTCGGACCTCCAGGCGGAGCACGACGCGGTGAAGGCGTACAACGAGACGATCCAGCTGGCCGCGAAGCTGGGGGACAACGCAACGAAGGTCCTCCTCGAGGGGATTCTCAAGGACGAGGAGGATCACGTGGACTGGATCGAGACGCAGCTCGGCCTCATCGAGCAGCTGGGTCTGGAGAACTACCTCACGGAGCAGGCGGGGTAGGGGGCCGGCCGACCCACGAAAAAACCGGGCTACCGCCCGGCAATGAGGTAAGTACGACAATCCTCCCCCGTTGTCAAGGGGGGGGCGGAGGGTTCGGGCTGAAGACGCCACAGTGGCCTGTGGAAGGAGATCAAGGAGGCGAGGATGGTCAAGGTGGGAGATCGGGCGCCGGCGTTCTCGTTGGTGGACACCGAGCGTCGGCCGGTCAAGCTCGATGACTTCGCGGGCAAATCGGTGGTGCTCGCGTTCTACCCCGGGGCGTTCACCAAGGTCTGCCAGAAGGAACTCTGCGCGTTTCGGGACATGCTCGCCAACCTCGAGGCGCTGAATGCGCAGGTTCTCGGGATCAGCGTGGACAGCCCGTGGGCGAACGGCGCGTTCGCTGCCGCCAATCGGATTCCGTTCCCCCTTCTCTCCGACTACACCCGGGCCGTGTCCCGCCAGTACGGGGGGGTGCACGAGGACTTCGCGGGGCTTCCGGGGTTCTCCGTCTCGAAGCGGGCGGTGTTCGTGGTGGATGGAGGGGGGGTCGTCCGTTACGCGTGGGTCAGCGACGACCCGGGGGTCGAGCCCCCCTACGCGGAGATCGAGGCCGCTCTGAGCGCGACTCAACGATGAGCACCGTGGTGAGGATCGCCGGGTCGGCCGGTCAGGGCGTGCAGACCCTGGGTGACATCCTCGCCCGCAGCGTCTTCCGCAGTGGGCTCTACCTGCACGGGGAGATGAGC
It contains:
- a CDS encoding Flavoprotein encodes the protein MDPSAIRPGIFWVGVNDRITDLFEGQWPLPHGVSYNAYLVVGERVALVDGVKAPFGEELLRCVAEVVPPERIAYLIVNHLEPDHSGSLPLLRRVAPGAEVLATKAALPLLDALYGIRDRVRAVSDGETLDLGGKRLSFYAIPFVHWPETMATYEETERILFSCDAFGGFGALDGVLFDDEADLAHYEGEAVRYYTNIVGAVSKPVLRAIDKLGGLPIEVIAPSHGLVWRRDPRRIVDLYGRLARMEGEPAVTVLYGSMYDHTREMADAVARGVTAAGVPVRVVDAARVHPSTVLTEVWRRKGLILGSPTYDSGIFPAVEHALRLVVCKRLANRVVGLFGSLGWQGGAVRKMADEVAPLGWDLVDKVEFKGAPRADDLARGDELGRAVAERVRG
- a CDS encoding aldehyde:ferredoxin oxidoreductase — protein: MDRLLPRVLRVDLTRKRSWVEERPDLFRDRLGGTGAAIELLHELCPEGADPLGPENPIVFAVGALSALYPLASKTVALFKSPHTGNLGESHCGGRTAFALRLAGYGALAIEGRSDVPVYLSIHDGGVRFRDARTLWGMGSSVTVGRILRDVEPGSGHRTILRIGRAGERGVTYAAAIAETYRHFGRLGLGAVLGSKNLKAIVVSGQGAIPVAEMGRYQKLYRELHERAVRSDLMKKYHELGTAQNVGPLNEMGALPVRNLQATRYPEEPAFSGERLAQGYLGRRLACAGCPVACIHLAALREPHPEEPYFYKTTFVSYDHEPLYALGAMLGVEEAAGVLKLIDAVGHVGLDAMTAGVVLAWATEAFDTGLITERETGGVRPRWGDVAVYREMVRRIADRDSEFYRVLGEGVRAAAARYGGAEFALHFGGNEMPGYHTGPGALLTYLAGARHSHLDSAGYAVDQDLLRRGEELAPPDLARRLLAEEARRQVLSSLVICFFARGLYDFPTIAACLGALGDDWDEGRLRNLGAEVLRRKHAFKVREGFRLATLPIPERAMTTPAPGGAVDEEYLRQALAEMERWLEGNDGLEG
- a CDS encoding Bacterioferritin, with amino-acid sequence MKGNEKIIAALNERLAEELGATVQYMLHAEMCADWGYGKLHEVLEKRGITEMRHWEKLVERILFLEGKPVVTKLGPVKIGEDIVKIHRSDLQAEHDAVKAYNETIQLAAKLGDNATKVLLEGILKDEEDHVDWIETQLGLIEQLGLENYLTEQAG
- a CDS encoding Alkyl hydroperoxide reductase subunit C-like protein, with the protein product MVKVGDRAPAFSLVDTERRPVKLDDFAGKSVVLAFYPGAFTKVCQKELCAFRDMLANLEALNAQVLGISVDSPWANGAFAAANRIPFPLLSDYTRAVSRQYGGVHEDFAGLPGFSVSKRAVFVVDGGGVVRYAWVSDDPGVEPPYAEIEAALSATQR